Below is a genomic region from Patescibacteria group bacterium.
CTGCAGCCAGTACTCGAGCTAAAAACAATCGTAAGTGGAGTAAAAAAAGTATCGGCAGGTTCACGCGTTGGCTATAACGGCACGTTCCAAGCCCCGCATGATATGCTTTTGGCAACAATTCCGGTTGGGTACGCGGAGGGGTTGGATCGCCGATTGTCCAACAAAGGAGTCGTACTCATCAATAGCGCCCCCTGTCCCATTGTGGGGCGGGTCAGCATGAATATTACAACCATAGACGCTACCAACTGTCCTTCGGTACGGAGGGGAGATGATGTGATTGTCTATAGCGCAGAACCTCAGGATCCAAATTCTATTTCAAAATGCGCAGAGATCTGCGAGACGATCCCCTGGGTGCTCCTTGTACATATCAANNNNNNNNNNNNNNNNNNNNNNNNNNNNNNNNNNNNNNNNNNNNNNNNNNNNNNNNNNNNNNNNNNNNNNNNNNNNNNNNNNNNNNNNNNNNNNNNNNNNATTGCCGCAACCACCAGAAGGATTTCAAGAAGAGTGAACCCTTTTTTGTTTTTCTCGTACATATGCACCTCTGTAAAAAAAATGAATAATTATTTTGTCGCGCTGATTGTTGCTCCTTGTTCGGCATTTGGCGCAGAAACGGTAATGCGCCCATCGTCTGACTTCATAATCTTATAACAAATCCCGTTTGCATTGCAGGTTCCATTGGGATCCTTCGGCAGTGCGGTGAGGTATTTCTGATTCGCAGTCAGGACAGCAAAGTCAATAAGACCGGTGCAGTTGGCTGCTCCTATTTTACATATTTCCGTTGAAGCTGTCGAGATGGTTGCAGGCAGAGTACCGGAATTGTCAATGGTATATTGATAGACGGCATTCAGGAGGGCAGATACATCCGAGCGCCGCTGTGCATTGCGCGTATCGGCTAGTTGTTTTGCAGGATTGATTGCAACAATCACAATTCCCGCAAGAATAGAGATAGCCGCAACCACAAGCAGGATCTCTAATAATGTAAATCCATTATGCCTATGTTTTCTCGTAACCATATAGAAGAGTATAGCACAATTATGCGATTTATGCGATAGGCAGCCGGATGGTAAACGTCGTGCCTTGCCGTTCTTCCGATTCAAACGTAAGGTCACTTTTCATGAGTTCAAGAAACCGTTTTGCAATGTAGAGTCCCAGTCCGCTGCCTTCTGTTTTAGCATCGATTGCGTTTTTTGCGCGATAGAATTTTTCAAACACGTGTTCTTTGTCTTCATTCGGAATACCAATCCCTTCATCGCGGATGGTTAATACACACATTCCTTTTGA
It encodes:
- a CDS encoding type II secretion system protein; protein product: MVTRKHRHNGFTLLEILLVVAAISILAGIVIVAINPAKQLADTRNAQRRSDVSALLNAVYQYTIDNSGTLPATISTASTEICKIGAANCTGLIDFAVLTANQKYLTALPKDPNGTCNANGICYKIMKSDDGRITVSAPNAEQGATISATK